TCACTCTCTAACCAAAGGTGACGCCAACCTTTGTCAAAAGCCATATAAATGGCAGCCTTCAACTCAGCtaaaaaagcaaaagaaatgTCAAACGGGAATGCAAAAGCACTAAGGAACATACCATTTGAGGAACGGTAAATACCACGACAACCTGCAACAACTGGACTACCCAAAACAGAAGCATCAATATTAACCTTAGTCCAAGCAACCGATGGACGCTGCCAAACCATAAGAATAATACGAGATCGCTTAGGAAATCTTCTATCAATTTTCAATTCCCTAAGAATTTGTAATTCCACAGAAGAATTCCAAGTAAAACCACGACCCTGATTTGCCGCTTCACGAATTGCGCTCCAAATACGCCGAAGAACCAAAGAAATTAcggattatatttttttactaatataattCAATCACTTCCTCTTCATTTCTGATATGAGACTCAATTCATTTTTACTCATCGTCATTCTTTAAGCCGCTTTTGTTCATGCATTTTACTCCTATACTTATTAAAGAAAAACTATTAGTAAATTCTCCCTTTAAACAACAAGCACATCTCAAAAGAATATCATTGCTCCTCAAATATGTTATCCACATCTTCAAAGCATAAtctactttttctttctttcaattgctttttttttcattaaagtTACTTTAAAATTTCTTATCATAATATCCATCATCAGGTGAAGAATCAATATGAAATATATTTAAGGTTAATTACCTATATAGTCCTTGTAGTATCATTGATTTACAAATGGATATCTgtggttatttttttttttgcaaaaacaGTTCTGtagttgcaaaattttacatgtttttttactttgccaaatttaacTGACAATGgcctcaaaatgaaattttcaagaattaaatttgttagtatcatatttactatggaaacatatttttaatttttcaaaatcatcatttttggagttttctctttctaaacagTAATTTTCTATCACAAAAAAATAACACATAAATagcctcaaacctaaaaagttgaagaattaaagttgcttaaaatatcatttaactattgaaaattttcattttgaggtcgttatcggccaaattccgACAAAGTGcatcaaaatataaaattttgcaAAACACAGTATTATGTTTGCAAAAAGAAATACCACAAGTACCTATCTACACATCAACGAAACCACAtgagcatatatatatatatatgtaaataatcCTGAAATTCAACATCACTGCACCCAAAAAGGAAAGCACATCAATATAGGATAAAATAAAGTTAATGGGATAAGTTAAGTTTCAGAAATATATTTTCAgaatttctatatatatataatatctcTTCATCAtatatttaaagtaaaaaaaaagttcatGGATATAATCGAATCAAATGAGCATTAACTTTTTGTAAAAATAGATGTGACTTTACATTTTGGAAGCTAGAATATTAATTTCCAGCATCACCATGGCAAATATTCTTCGAttaatgatatttatttggataaagtgtaaaaaaaatctatgtgctttcaatttttttttttggtcaaTTTGGTATTTTGAATGTTTTTTACAAATGGGGACTACcgtttttgttttgttaaaaataaaaattgtttagTTTGCCACTATAAAAATGACCATTAAAaatctcaaaatagaaaatttaagaattaaagttatttattaCAGTATCACATTTGCTATGAAaacgaatttttatttttcaaaaccaTTATTTTCGGAGCTTTCTCTCTACTCACAAAACAACgtctaaataacctcaaaattaaaaagtggaagaattaaaattgatttgaaCAAATattgttattaatattattggattttcatatttttattttttttaatgtatattaatataacaaatattaaaatatatatgtttttccatcttaaatattttatattattatattttatgttttaattatatttatataataatttatttattaaaaattaaaaaatacaaaaatacaaatctaaTTAATCCTCTATTGATTTCCGGTACTCTCTCCGTCCAACTAGCACCTAAGGCTTTTTACAACCTTGCTtttttaggcaaaaagcatcctgagccccctgatttttcattgtttggtgcattaagccctaaatcttttatttagacacattgagctccTGACCTTTCATTGTTTAGTGCATTAAGccatcgatctttcatttagacacattgagcccttgatctttcatatatgggtgtattaggccaCTCCGTAAACCAAttcatatatgagtgtattaAGGGCATGCTTGATTCAACTGATAGCTAATATATGTTGCTGTTGATGTTAGTTGTTTGCGGTTGTAGTaagttgtttgttattagctgtttaactattagtgtttggtaaaattatactgaactgttgctgttagtatttaaaatgtctaatatggatatgttttaaattaatcaacaaataaattataaaataaaaaatatattatacaaattaataaaaataatataaataaaaaataaaaaatttattgaacgcaataaaaccttgtttttcgataattatgttctaaaaataaaaataatgttaaaaaggaacagattttgtggaaataagaaggataattttgtcattaacaagtaactacaaacagatgttcatttttttttgaaatacagACCTAGCCCAACGGATatcccaaccaggttggcaAACAGATGTTCATGAAAAACTCTAAAGAAGAGCTTTTCGGAAAAGCTTcaaaatgttgcagtgtccagagaaaatgctaaacgttgcggttatataaacctaaccaaacaggcccttaatacattcatatatgaattgatttacgaAAGGGCccaatacacccatatatgaaagatcaaggactcaatgtgtctaaatgaaagatcgagggcttaatgcactaaacaatgaaagatcaggggctcaatgtgtctaaataaaagatcaaggacttagtgcaccaaataatgaaagatcaggagCCTCagaatgctttttgccttttttttattaaggatTTTTACAACCTTGCTTGGACGAGACGATGACATTaaaatacatacatatatattagaaacactttttaatttttagttttttttttttggatcttAATGGAGGGGATGAAACCCCGGAGCACAACAAAAAACAAGCTAAGTGATACTAGTCATCCTAGGAAGACAAGTACCACAAATATCAGAAAATAAGATATCGAGGATGCCTGCATGGGCACCTCACACTCGTGAAGACCCATGAGTAAACTTCCTGCATAATTCGCCATCCAGTCCGCGACACAGTTacctttttagtttttagtaatATAGTTCACTTCCACTCTATTTCCAATATAAAACTCAATTCATTTGTGCCTTTATTGTGATTCTTTAAGCCGCCTTTTGTTCAAGTATTTTACTCCAATACTATCTAAGAACCCAATCGTTACAATAGTATTAAAGAAAAGCTATTAGTAAATTATCCATTTAAACAAAAAGTATATCTAATAATTTTATGTGTTGTTatattctaatttattttttataaaatatttgttCCAGATTCAACATTGAAATCACTACAACAAATAACATCTATAGCCACGGTAAAATTGGGGGTAGAGTAAAAAAGTCTTGTGACAAAATGATTTAGCTACAATAAAATATTTCGTAGCTTGTCGTAGCTAGAAGTGGCGTAGCTAAAGCTTTAGCTACGTAATTTAAGTTAACTGTAACtaataactaatatatatagctacaaaatataaaaaatatggctaaattaatattatctattgcaatgaaaatattaaacttgtagcaaaatattaatttaaatagttaCAAAGTATTTTAGCTATTTTTAACAATGTTTGTAGCTAATTAAATTAACTTATTTGCAACAAATTTTCGTATGTCTTAGCCATAAGCTTACAAAAATCATAGCTAAATCCTCTGGtttgaaattaattttgtaACAAAATAACTggaacttattgcttcaaattaaaaatatcatAGCAAATAAGATATGTATTagctataaattttaattttatacttgAATACGAATAATATTAGCCATTCTATGTAATTTTTAGTTTCAAAACTAGCAACCATAATAGTTATAGAAAAATCATGACAACAAGATGCATTTATATTCATAAACTATTATGAACAATCATTCGAACAGAACAATTTTAAGATATTCATTTGTCCCAAACAACAAATATAAACCAAAAACTATTGAGATATACTTTTTAAAATTACATATTATTGATAAATCTATTTAAAAACATATGTTCAATATCTCTAAAGTGAAGCTTCACGTCCAATAAAGTCTTGGACATCTTCTTAAAAATCGTTCATGGCCTGCAAAAATTAAACaacaatttcaaaataataTCCAAAGAAAGGTTAGAACAACTAAAGCAAATGAAAAAGATGTCAGGATATTTTTTATTCCaagtaaaatattaaaaactagaAGACAATAAGTATatgtcaataaaaatatatagccATCAAATAAGTAAAATTCAATTGTTGAAGATTTGAAAGTAATACcttaaaattgaatttgaataccAAAACTTCACTGGATAATTTTGGAGTTTATTTTTCACCTGGAAAAagtaacaataaataatataatttgatTTAGAGATGCAATTGATTCAATATTGATCAACAAATCAAAGAGGGGATGAAGGGGATTGTTCTCATACCTTTAATATAATCTGTACAAAATCTATCGTCTTCAAGTAAAACTGCAAAGGAACGAAATAAAATTAGTAAATGAAGTAGTAAGATATATTTAATGCATAAATTAAGGCGGGATGTATTGGTGGAACGAAAATTTACAATCAAAATTTGGAGGGATTTTCATGATTTTGATTTCCCTCCCAAATAATGAGATAAATCGACCAGCAAAATATAGATATAATGGCGAAAGTGGAGAAGGAAAAAGGTCAATCCATGAAAAACAGTTATtgtatttaataataattagtaaaaataataattcgtGGGTTGTTGATGAACCCACGTTtaataaatagaataaaaaacCACAACAGAATGAAAATTTGATAaggtaaattaattattaatatattagatTATATAATGATTATTCATAGTGTTATTTTTTAAATCATTCATGGTGCTTGGATTACCAATTATGTTAAATATTTTCCATAGAAAACAATAATAATTTAACATAATATAATGTCTCGATTAAcaattacgttacgttacacaATGTTACATAAGTTACATTACATTGTGTCACGTTATATAAAGTTACActgcgttacgttacgttacgttacgttatgtcacgctatgtcacgttacgttacgttatgtcaagttatgttacgttacattacgttacatcatgttacgttacgttacattattaTAAGTTAttgtatgttacgttacgttattatAAGCTATTGtatgtcacgttacgttacgtcacgttacgttacgtcaagTTACGCTACGTTaggttacgtcacgtcacgtcacgttacgtcacgtcacgtcacgccacgttacattatattacgtgacgttacgttacgtcaaaTTATGTTATGTcatgtcacgttacgttacattacgttacgtcacgttatgttactttacgtcacgtcacgttacgctacgttacgttaTCTTACtctaagttacattacgttatgttacgctacgttatattacgttatcttactctaagttacgttacgctactttacgttacgttacattactatacgttacgttatgttacgttacgttacgttatgttacgttacggtacgctacgttacgttacgtcatgttacgttacgtcacattACATTACGTCACATCacgtcatgttacgttacgtcacgtcatgttacattacattacgttatgttacgtcacgtcacatcatgttacgttacgttacgttacgttacgttacgttacgttatgttacgctACCTTACTATATGCTACGTTACGTTATTGTGCCTTATTGAACGTTTCTGTATGTTACTATACGTTAACTTACATTACtatatgttacgttacgttattgtACGTGTCtgtacgttacattacgttacgttatgttacgttacattacgttacattacgttacgctATATAATAACatagcgtaacgtaacgtaacgtaacgttacGCTACACTAGGTTACGCTATGTTATTATATATTACtatatgttacgttacgttaagcttaaatttgtattattttgtaaaagttaagcctatattggtgttattttatacgtgaggtctaaattggtactttctacaaaccttagacctattttggtaccttatgtgACATGgcgctgagttgacaaacttaaTGGATGACGTGTCACGTTCTGTTAGTAATTCCTAAATTGATGATACGTTGTAAAcgtaagcctaaattgatgttatgttgtaaacgttaagcctatattgatgctattttaaaCGTAGAGCCTAAATttgtacttccccaaaaacctttgccttattttggtaccttatcccaattAATTATTCCATTCTTCTGTACACGGTGTTGAGCTTagttagtttaattttaataaggttaattttactcttttttttGCTTGGCTTTTATTAAAAATTGCATAAAAAATAGGGTAATTTTGTGTTTGGTTTTGTTCGGTTTATActcaaaccaaaccaaaattcGAAATTGTTGAGAAAtttgaaccgaaccgaaatatatatatgtttgattttttcggttcggtttttcaGTTTTCGTTTTTTGCTTCGGGTTCGCTCACCCCTATATgcattaatagaaataataaataattagtttaAGGCTAAACATATAATTAAGCTCCTCAATTTTTAGGATTTCAAAGAttgattttctaattattaGTTTTTCCAATTTGGATCCTTAAACTATAATTTCATAAACATTGAACCCTTCAATGTgtgtgaaaattaaaaattggaggcttaatttcaaaattttaaaagtttaagaggtttatcatgtgttttgatatatatatttttataatgattgtgttttgactttttttacttaccatatttttttatttgaagaaAATCATCCATTACTTTCTTccgtttttgtttatttataatattgtaataaataagttattttgtagctaaataattcaatttgttacaatatttttatcataGTAAAGTGATTGTAGCTAATACATTACATACAGCTATAAAATACACTTATTAAAGCAAAAACTAGTAAATAGCTATGAAAGTGTTATAACTGTAGCTATTTGTATATATTAGCTACAAGGTTTAATTCATAACTAACTTTCGTAACTGCTAATTATTAATATTGCTATAGGTGGACAAAATTTGTAGCTAAATATTAATTAGCTACAACATTCTTATCATAGCTGAATGTTTGTAGCTAATGCATTACGTACTgttacaaaaatatatttaccaAAGCAAAAATTGGTTAACAGCTACAAAAGTGATCTATCTGTAGCTATTAGTATACATTAGctacaaaattatttttcataactaaCGTTTGTAGCTATAGATAACATTTGTTGTAGTGAATGGAAGTTTCAGTTGTATCAGTAGAAAGCATAAGACCATCTTCTTCACATGTTCATCATCTCAAACCTTTCAATCTCTGCCTTTTAGACCAGCTTATACCCAACAGTTATACTCCTCTAATTCTCTTCTACAACACTAAgaattttcatatgaaaaaCACCCAAATCACAGCTCAACTAAAATGGTCACTCTCCAACACTCTAAATCTCTACTACCCTTTATCAGGAAGAGTGAAAGACAACCTTATAATCGACAACTTCGATGCGGGTGTTCCTTATTTGGAAGCTCGAGTGAACAGTCATTTGTCGGGTTTCCTCCGAGATCATCAAATAGAAACGTTGAATAGGTTCCTTCCATACCAAAATTTCTACAGACAACTTGATCCAACAATACCACAACTAGCTGTGCAAGTGAATGTTTTCGACTGTGGCAGCATTGCTCTCGGCCTGTGTTTGTCCCACAAGATCATGGATGGAATGACAACCCGTTCCTTTCTTAAGACATGGGCAGCCAATTTGAGTGGTTCCTATAAAAACCTCATACAGCCTGGTCTATACGAGGCTTCGTCGATATTTCCACCGCAGAAATCATTGTCTTCTCGCTATACATCATTGATGGATGGCATTTGGTTCGGTGAACGCAGGTGCAAGACAAGGCGATTCGTGTTCGATGCGAATGCAGTAGCTGCCTTGAGGACAAAAGGAAAAAGTGAGTTGGTAGAGAATCCAACTCGAGTTCAAGCATTAAGTGCTTTCATATGGAAATGTGCTATGAAAGCTTGCAATAGAATATCAGGTTCCTCCATTCGGCCATCTGTGATGATTCAATCAGTGAATATCCGAAGACTAACCAAGCCACGAATGTCGAGACATTCGATTGGAAACCTGGTTTTGCATTCAAATGCAAGGTATAATCCTGAAgagatggagatggagatgAATCAGTTGGTGAGTTTATTACAGAAAAGTGTAGGAAAAATCAATAGTGAATATGTAAAGACTATGTCAGGTGATGAAGGGTGTGCAGCCATTTTAAGAGACACAGATGAGCTCCTAGAGGCTTCCATGGAGAATAATCCTCATGTGTTTGCCTGTGCAAGTTGGAATTCTTTAGGTTTAACTGAGATTGATTTTGGATGGGGGCAGCCTATTTGGGTTGGAGTATGTGGAGAGATGAGTTGTGATATAAATGATGTGATTCTTGTAGATACAGGAACAAGAAGAAGCAATGCATGTGAGGCATGGATCACATTAGAAGAGGCCACCATGGATGTTCTTCAACATGATCCTGAGTTTCTTGCTTTTGCAAATTCCTCTGAAAATGTTGTAATctaatttgattgatttgggGTATGATCCTTTCTGTTTCTGCTGTTTGA
The window above is part of the Euphorbia lathyris chromosome 3, ddEupLath1.1, whole genome shotgun sequence genome. Proteins encoded here:
- the LOC136223940 gene encoding stemmadenine O-acetyltransferase-like, translating into MEVSVVSVESIRPSSSHVHHLKPFNLCLLDQLIPNSYTPLILFYNTKNFHMKNTQITAQLKWSLSNTLNLYYPLSGRVKDNLIIDNFDAGVPYLEARVNSHLSGFLRDHQIETLNRFLPYQNFYRQLDPTIPQLAVQVNVFDCGSIALGLCLSHKIMDGMTTRSFLKTWAANLSGSYKNLIQPGLYEASSIFPPQKSLSSRYTSLMDGIWFGERRCKTRRFVFDANAVAALRTKGKSELVENPTRVQALSAFIWKCAMKACNRISGSSIRPSVMIQSVNIRRLTKPRMSRHSIGNLVLHSNARYNPEEMEMEMNQLVSLLQKSVGKINSEYVKTMSGDEGCAAILRDTDELLEASMENNPHVFACASWNSLGLTEIDFGWGQPIWVGVCGEMSCDINDVILVDTGTRRSNACEAWITLEEATMDVLQHDPEFLAFANSSENVVI